In a genomic window of Thalassophryne amazonica chromosome 12, fThaAma1.1, whole genome shotgun sequence:
- the ackr4a gene encoding atypical chemokine receptor 4 has translation MDILEEEDYYYHDNISLNYSYEDYSSLCVKSDIRTFAGVFLPIIYTVCLVIGVAGNTLVVAVYAYYKHLKTMTDVFLIHLAVADLLLLFTLPFWASDAARGWELGKGLCKVVSACYTVNFTCCMLLLACIGLDRYAAASRMQDGDDAWQLQRVFTRQHCGKICLVVWVTAFILGLPDLILSEVRLTSNRSICLVIYPPSMAREGKASLEIAEVLLGFLFPLQVMVISYWSMGKALKGLPVESRERKWNALRVLLIVVGVFVITQLPYNILKVYRAMDSVYSLVTHCGTSKVLDQAAQVTESLALTHCCLNPILYAFAGSSFRQHIMKIAKRFGERRRRRRTETRPEDEGMDMSFNSNSTSQDTNTFSI, from the coding sequence ATGGACATCCTTGAAGAGGAAGACTATTATTACCATGACAACATCAGTCTAAACTACAGCTATGAGGACTATTCTTCCTTGTGTGTAAAGAGTGACATCCGCACTTTCGCAGGTGTGTTTCTGCCCATCATATACACAGTATGTCTGGTGATTGGCGTGGCAGGTAACACCTTAGTGGTGGCTGTGTACGCCTACTACAAACACCTAAAAACCATGACCGATGTTTTCCTGATCCACCTGGCCGTGGCCGACCTTCTCCTGCTTTTCACACTGCCGTTCTGGGCTTCTGATGCTGCAAGGGGCTGGGAGCTGGGCAAAGGCCTCTGCAAAGTTGTATCTGCCTGCTACACGGTCAACTTCACCTGCTGCATGCTGCTGCTGGCCTGTATCGGCTTGGATCGTTATGCGGCGGCATCCAGAATGCAGGACGGAGATGATGCATGGCAACTACAGAGGGTTTTCACCAGACAACACTGTGGGAAGATATGTTTGGTTGTGTGGGTAACAGCCTTCATCCTGGGCCTTCCTGATTTGATACTCTCTGAAGTAAGATTGACATCCAACAGGAGCATCTGTCTGGTCATCTACCCTCCATCTATGGCACGGGAAGGCAAAGCGTCCTTGGAGATAGCGGAGGTTCTGCTGGGATTTCTGTTTCCTCTCCAGGTTATGGTAATCTCTTACTGGAGCATGGGGAAAGCACTAAAAGGTCTTCCAGTCGAGAGCAGGGAGAGAAAGTGGAATGCTCTGCGGGTCCTACTGATAGTTGTAGGGGTGTTTGTAATCACTCAGCTGCCATATAACATACTGAAGGTCTACCGGGCTATGGACTCTGTTTACTCTTTAGTGACCCACTGTGGAACGAGTAAAGTTCTGGACCAGGCAGCTCAGGTAACTGAAAGCCTGGCTCTCACTCACTGCTGCCTCAACCCAATCCTTTACGCCTTTGCAGGGTCTTCATTCCGTCAGCACATCATGAAAATTGCCAAAAGGTTTggtgagaggaggaggagaagaagaactGAAACTCGTCCAGAAGATGAAGGCATGGACATGTCATTTAACTCAAACAGCACATCCCAAGACACCAACACATTCtcaatatga
- the LOC117522459 gene encoding transcription factor E2F5-like, with translation MESGTATTVISPTRRQDKSLGVLTMKFVRLLREAEDGLLDLKVAADTLAVKQKRRMYDITNVLEGVGLIEKKTKNVIRWRGENSSRQTKEMLEQKKTLKAEIAELEDQEKELDNQRACLEESMTQFNSDPINSTFKFVTDKDICNAFQEDIALVVVAPVGTQLEVLLPVMDPSGQKKYQMNLHSQSGPIHVSLMNRDSDSTTPVVVPVPPTGNIFAMPVQPSTSGILHSCPLSSTSHSISSTASSSCSQDSVCSDHQMALPEHDNVLAPWFILSEENMEYCTEAASLLEQQQMELVNQEFTSGLDISSLWKLSSAGDHMKLEETADLINELLPTEGMDYSFNLDNGDRVCDLFNM, from the exons ATGGAGTCGGGGACAGCGACGACTGTGATCTCTCCAACGAGACGGCAGGATAAAAGTTTGGGGGTTCTTACGATGAAGTTTGTCAGGCTGCTTCGCGAAGCTGAGGACGGCCTGCTGGACTTAAAAGTG gctgcagacactTTGGCAGTGAAACAGAAACGGAGGATGTACGACATCACCAATGTACTAGAAGGTGTGGGATTAATCGAGAAGAAAACCAAGAATGTAATTCGATGGAG AGGTGAGAACTCAAGCAGACAGACTAAGGAGATGTTGGAACAGAAGAAGACACTGAAGGCTGAGATCGCTGAACTAGAGGACCAAGAAAAAGAGCTGGACAACCAAAGAGCTTGCCTGGAGGAGAGCATGACACAGTTTAACTCTGACCCCATCAACAGTAC TTTTAAATTTGTGACAGACAAAGACATCTGTAATGCCTTCCAAGAAGACATTGCTCTTGTTGTAGTGGCTCCTGTTGGGACACAACTAGAAGTGCTGCTGCCTGTAATG GACCCCAGTGGTCAGAAGAAGTACCAAATGAATCTACACAGCCAGTCAGGTCCGATCCACGTGTCGCTCATGAACAGGGATTCAGATTCTACCACCCCTGTGGTCGTCCCCGTGCCACCCACTGGCAACATCTTTGCAATGCCAGTTCAGCCTAGCACCTCCGGCATCCTGCACAGCTGCCCTCTGTCATCAACCTCCCACTCCATCTCCAGCACCGCCTCTTCTAGCTGCAGCCAGGACTCTGTCTGCTCAGACCACCAGATGGCGCTGCCAGAACATGACAACGTGCTGGCACCTTGGTTCATACTGAGTGAGGAGAACATGG AGTATTGCACAGAGGCAGCGTCACTGTTGGAGCAGCAGCAGATGGAGCTGGTCAACCAGGAGTTCACGTCTGGTCTGGATATAAGTAGCCTGTGGAAGCTCAGCTCAGCTGGAGATCATATGAAGTTGGAAG AAACTGCTGACCTGATTAATGAGCTCTTGCCTACTGAGG GAATGGACTATAGTTTCAACCTGGACAACGGCGACAGAGTGTGCGACCTGTTTAATATGTAG